In one Nicotiana tomentosiformis chromosome 6, ASM39032v3, whole genome shotgun sequence genomic region, the following are encoded:
- the LOC104104097 gene encoding phosphoinositide phospholipase C 2-like isoform X1 yields the protein MSTNDNKQHFKVCFCWSLGFKLRGGEIPEDIKQVFEFYSVNGIMSIDNLINFLEKEQKEVNVTKVAQIIFNSLKHHHNIVHKRGLNLDAFFKYLIGDYNFAHQSKVHQNMDAPLAHYFIYTGHNSYLTGNQLSSDCSTEPIKKALKKGVRVIELDLWSNITKDDIDVRHGGTLTTPVKLSKCLKAIKEVAFSDSEYPVILTFEDHLHPYPHLQKKVAQMVKKTFGSMLFIPKSEMDEFPSPNFLKNKILISTKPPPKSSPESDKERDEDQDEEFEEVLKYRDLIAIHATKHKGGMENFGRHASFDKVGRLSMNEQALEKALAVTEHGHQLIRFTQRHILRVYPKGARINSSNYDPLIAWMRGAQMVAFNMQGYCKYLWMMQGFFRANGGCGYVKKPEFLLSPDGACHEVFNSMALPVKTILKVKIYMGEGWRADFHFRHFDYCSPPDFYARVSCWLVGIAGVPADTKKMCKTRIVDDQWLPIWNEEFEFPIRVPELALLRIDVKDYDPSGEDEFAGQTCLPVSELRTGIRCVPLYKHRGDVYRSVKLLMRFEFMSP from the exons ATGTCTACCAATGATAATAAGCAACATTTCAAGGTCTGCTTCTGCTGGTCACTAGGATTCAAGTTAAGGGGAGGTGAAATACCAGAAGATATTAAGCAAGTCTTTGAATTTTACTCAGTAAATGGGATTATGAGCATAGATAATCTAATTAATTTCTTAGAGAAAGAACAGAAGGAGGTGAATGTTACAAAAGTGGCCCAAATTATATTCAATAGCCTCAAGCATCATCACAATATTGTCCACAAAAGAGGATTGAATCTTGATGCTTTCTTTAAATATCTTATTGGTGATTATAACTTTGCCCACCAGTCTAAG GTCCACCAAAATATGGATGCTCCGTTGGCTCATTATTTTATATACACTGGACATAACTCTTACTTAACTGGAAACCAGCTGAGCAGTGATTGTAGTACTGAACCTATAAAGAAGGCACTAAAGAAAGGAGTTAGAGTGATTGAATTGGACCTTTGGTCTAATATTACCAAAGATGATATCGATGTTCGTCACGGAGG GACACTGACAACTCCTGTTAAACTAAGCAAATGTCTGAAAGCCATAAAGGAGGTTGCTTTCTCAGATTCTGAATATCCTGTTATATTAACCTTTGAAGACCACCTTCATCCTTACCCACACCTTCAAAAAAAAGTCGCTCAG ATGGTCAAGAAAACATTTGGTTCCATGCTATTCATCCCAAAATCAGAAATGGACGAGTTTCCTTCACCAAACTTTTTAAAGAATAAAATCTTAATTTCGACGAAACCACCACCAAAAAGTAGCCCTGAATCAGACAAG GAGAGGGATGAAGACCAGGATGAGGAGTTCGAAGAAGTTCTCAAATATAGAGATTTGATAGCAATCCATGCCACTAAGCATAAAGGTGGCATGGAAAATTTTGGGAGGCATGCAAGTTTTGATAAAGTTGGACGTCTTAGCATGAATGAACAAGCCCTTGAAAAAGCTTTAGCTGTCACTGAACACGGCCATCAACTAATTCG ATTTACTCAACGACATATATTAAGGGTGTACCCAAAGGGTGCACGCATTAATTCATCAAACTATGATCCTCTAATTGCATGGATGCGCGGAGCTCAGATGGTTGCATTTAACATGCAG GGTTATTGTAAGTACCTATGGATGATGCAAGGATTTTTTCGAGCCAACGGAGGATGTGGTTATGTGAAAAAACCAGAATTTTTACTAAGTCCTGATGGCGCATGTCATGAAGTTTTCAATTCCATGGCCTTGCCAGTGAAGACAATTCTCAAG GTAAAGATATACATGGGAGAAGGTTGGCGTGCAGACTTCCACTTTAGACACTTCGATTATTGTTCCCCTCCAGACTTCTATGCCAGGGTAAGTTGCTGGCTG GTTGGAATTGCGGGAGTCCCTGCTGATACTAAGAAGATGTGCAAAACTAGGATAGTTGACGATCAATGGTTACCAATATGGAATGAGGAATTCGAATTCCCAATTCGTGTTCCTGAACTGGCTTTGCTTCGCATTGATGTTAAAGATTATGACCCCTCTGGAGAAGATGAATTTGCAGGACAAACATGTTTGCCAGTTTCTGAGCTCAGGACTGGGATTCGATGCGTTCCATTGTATAAGCACAGAGGAGACGTCTACAGATCCGTAAAACTTCTCATGCGTTTCGAGTTCATGAGTCCTTAA
- the LOC104104097 gene encoding phosphoinositide phospholipase C 2-like isoform X2, which produces MSTNDNKQHFKVCFCWSLGFKLRGGEIPEDIKQVFEFYSVNGIMSIDNLINFLEKEQKEVNVTKVAQIIFNSLKHHHNIVHKRGLNLDAFFKYLIGDYNFAHQSKVHQNMDAPLAHYFIYTGHNSYLTGNQLSSDCSTEPIKKALKKGVRVIELDLWSNITKDDIDVRHGGTLTTPVKLSKCLKAIKEVAFSDSEYPVILTFEDHLHPYPHLQKKVAQMVKKTFGSMLFIPKSEMDEFPSPNFLKNKILISTKPPPKSSPESDKERDEDQDEEFEEVLKYRDLIAIHATKHKGGMENFGRHASFDKVGRLSMNEQALEKALAVTEHGHQLIRFTQRHILRVYPKGARINSSNYDPLIAWMRGAQMVAFNMQGYCKYLWMMQGFFRANGGCGYVKKPEFLLSPDGACHEVFNSMALPVKTILKVKIYMGEGWRADFHFRHFDYCSPPDFYARVGIAGVPADTKKMCKTRIVDDQWLPIWNEEFEFPIRVPELALLRIDVKDYDPSGEDEFAGQTCLPVSELRTGIRCVPLYKHRGDVYRSVKLLMRFEFMSP; this is translated from the exons ATGTCTACCAATGATAATAAGCAACATTTCAAGGTCTGCTTCTGCTGGTCACTAGGATTCAAGTTAAGGGGAGGTGAAATACCAGAAGATATTAAGCAAGTCTTTGAATTTTACTCAGTAAATGGGATTATGAGCATAGATAATCTAATTAATTTCTTAGAGAAAGAACAGAAGGAGGTGAATGTTACAAAAGTGGCCCAAATTATATTCAATAGCCTCAAGCATCATCACAATATTGTCCACAAAAGAGGATTGAATCTTGATGCTTTCTTTAAATATCTTATTGGTGATTATAACTTTGCCCACCAGTCTAAG GTCCACCAAAATATGGATGCTCCGTTGGCTCATTATTTTATATACACTGGACATAACTCTTACTTAACTGGAAACCAGCTGAGCAGTGATTGTAGTACTGAACCTATAAAGAAGGCACTAAAGAAAGGAGTTAGAGTGATTGAATTGGACCTTTGGTCTAATATTACCAAAGATGATATCGATGTTCGTCACGGAGG GACACTGACAACTCCTGTTAAACTAAGCAAATGTCTGAAAGCCATAAAGGAGGTTGCTTTCTCAGATTCTGAATATCCTGTTATATTAACCTTTGAAGACCACCTTCATCCTTACCCACACCTTCAAAAAAAAGTCGCTCAG ATGGTCAAGAAAACATTTGGTTCCATGCTATTCATCCCAAAATCAGAAATGGACGAGTTTCCTTCACCAAACTTTTTAAAGAATAAAATCTTAATTTCGACGAAACCACCACCAAAAAGTAGCCCTGAATCAGACAAG GAGAGGGATGAAGACCAGGATGAGGAGTTCGAAGAAGTTCTCAAATATAGAGATTTGATAGCAATCCATGCCACTAAGCATAAAGGTGGCATGGAAAATTTTGGGAGGCATGCAAGTTTTGATAAAGTTGGACGTCTTAGCATGAATGAACAAGCCCTTGAAAAAGCTTTAGCTGTCACTGAACACGGCCATCAACTAATTCG ATTTACTCAACGACATATATTAAGGGTGTACCCAAAGGGTGCACGCATTAATTCATCAAACTATGATCCTCTAATTGCATGGATGCGCGGAGCTCAGATGGTTGCATTTAACATGCAG GGTTATTGTAAGTACCTATGGATGATGCAAGGATTTTTTCGAGCCAACGGAGGATGTGGTTATGTGAAAAAACCAGAATTTTTACTAAGTCCTGATGGCGCATGTCATGAAGTTTTCAATTCCATGGCCTTGCCAGTGAAGACAATTCTCAAG GTAAAGATATACATGGGAGAAGGTTGGCGTGCAGACTTCCACTTTAGACACTTCGATTATTGTTCCCCTCCAGACTTCTATGCCAGG GTTGGAATTGCGGGAGTCCCTGCTGATACTAAGAAGATGTGCAAAACTAGGATAGTTGACGATCAATGGTTACCAATATGGAATGAGGAATTCGAATTCCCAATTCGTGTTCCTGAACTGGCTTTGCTTCGCATTGATGTTAAAGATTATGACCCCTCTGGAGAAGATGAATTTGCAGGACAAACATGTTTGCCAGTTTCTGAGCTCAGGACTGGGATTCGATGCGTTCCATTGTATAAGCACAGAGGAGACGTCTACAGATCCGTAAAACTTCTCATGCGTTTCGAGTTCATGAGTCCTTAA
- the LOC104104097 gene encoding phosphoinositide phospholipase C 2-like isoform X3, which translates to MSTNDNKQHFKVCFCWSLGFKLRGGEIPEDIKQVFEFYSVNGIMSIDNLINFLEKEQKEVNVTKVAQIIFNSLKHHHNIVHKRGLNLDAFFKYLIGDYNFAHQSKVHQNMDAPLAHYFIYTGHNSYLTGNQLSSDCSTEPIKKALKKGVRVIELDLWSNITKDDIDVRHGGTLTTPVKLSKCLKAIKEMVKKTFGSMLFIPKSEMDEFPSPNFLKNKILISTKPPPKSSPESDKERDEDQDEEFEEVLKYRDLIAIHATKHKGGMENFGRHASFDKVGRLSMNEQALEKALAVTEHGHQLIRFTQRHILRVYPKGARINSSNYDPLIAWMRGAQMVAFNMQGYCKYLWMMQGFFRANGGCGYVKKPEFLLSPDGACHEVFNSMALPVKTILKVKIYMGEGWRADFHFRHFDYCSPPDFYARVSCWLVGIAGVPADTKKMCKTRIVDDQWLPIWNEEFEFPIRVPELALLRIDVKDYDPSGEDEFAGQTCLPVSELRTGIRCVPLYKHRGDVYRSVKLLMRFEFMSP; encoded by the exons ATGTCTACCAATGATAATAAGCAACATTTCAAGGTCTGCTTCTGCTGGTCACTAGGATTCAAGTTAAGGGGAGGTGAAATACCAGAAGATATTAAGCAAGTCTTTGAATTTTACTCAGTAAATGGGATTATGAGCATAGATAATCTAATTAATTTCTTAGAGAAAGAACAGAAGGAGGTGAATGTTACAAAAGTGGCCCAAATTATATTCAATAGCCTCAAGCATCATCACAATATTGTCCACAAAAGAGGATTGAATCTTGATGCTTTCTTTAAATATCTTATTGGTGATTATAACTTTGCCCACCAGTCTAAG GTCCACCAAAATATGGATGCTCCGTTGGCTCATTATTTTATATACACTGGACATAACTCTTACTTAACTGGAAACCAGCTGAGCAGTGATTGTAGTACTGAACCTATAAAGAAGGCACTAAAGAAAGGAGTTAGAGTGATTGAATTGGACCTTTGGTCTAATATTACCAAAGATGATATCGATGTTCGTCACGGAGG GACACTGACAACTCCTGTTAAACTAAGCAAATGTCTGAAAGCCATAAAGGAG ATGGTCAAGAAAACATTTGGTTCCATGCTATTCATCCCAAAATCAGAAATGGACGAGTTTCCTTCACCAAACTTTTTAAAGAATAAAATCTTAATTTCGACGAAACCACCACCAAAAAGTAGCCCTGAATCAGACAAG GAGAGGGATGAAGACCAGGATGAGGAGTTCGAAGAAGTTCTCAAATATAGAGATTTGATAGCAATCCATGCCACTAAGCATAAAGGTGGCATGGAAAATTTTGGGAGGCATGCAAGTTTTGATAAAGTTGGACGTCTTAGCATGAATGAACAAGCCCTTGAAAAAGCTTTAGCTGTCACTGAACACGGCCATCAACTAATTCG ATTTACTCAACGACATATATTAAGGGTGTACCCAAAGGGTGCACGCATTAATTCATCAAACTATGATCCTCTAATTGCATGGATGCGCGGAGCTCAGATGGTTGCATTTAACATGCAG GGTTATTGTAAGTACCTATGGATGATGCAAGGATTTTTTCGAGCCAACGGAGGATGTGGTTATGTGAAAAAACCAGAATTTTTACTAAGTCCTGATGGCGCATGTCATGAAGTTTTCAATTCCATGGCCTTGCCAGTGAAGACAATTCTCAAG GTAAAGATATACATGGGAGAAGGTTGGCGTGCAGACTTCCACTTTAGACACTTCGATTATTGTTCCCCTCCAGACTTCTATGCCAGGGTAAGTTGCTGGCTG GTTGGAATTGCGGGAGTCCCTGCTGATACTAAGAAGATGTGCAAAACTAGGATAGTTGACGATCAATGGTTACCAATATGGAATGAGGAATTCGAATTCCCAATTCGTGTTCCTGAACTGGCTTTGCTTCGCATTGATGTTAAAGATTATGACCCCTCTGGAGAAGATGAATTTGCAGGACAAACATGTTTGCCAGTTTCTGAGCTCAGGACTGGGATTCGATGCGTTCCATTGTATAAGCACAGAGGAGACGTCTACAGATCCGTAAAACTTCTCATGCGTTTCGAGTTCATGAGTCCTTAA
- the LOC104104097 gene encoding phosphoinositide phospholipase C 2-like isoform X4: protein MSTNDNKQHFKVCFCWSLGFKLRGGEIPEDIKQVFEFYSVNGIMSIDNLINFLEKEQKEVNVTKVAQIIFNSLKHHHNIVHKRGLNLDAFFKYLIGDYNFAHQSKVHQNMDAPLAHYFIYTGHNSYLTGNQLSSDCSTEPIKKALKKGVRVIELDLWSNITKDDIDVRHGGTLTTPVKLSKCLKAIKEVAFSDSEYPVILTFEDHLHPYPHLQKKVAQMVKKTFGSMLFIPKSEMDEFPSPNFLKNKILISTKPPPKSSPESDKERDEDQDEEFEEVLKYRDLIAIHATKHKGGMENFGRHASFDKVGRLSMNEQALEKALAVTEHGHQLIRFTQRHILRVYPKGARINSSNYDPLIAWMRGAQMVAFNMQGYCKYLWMMQGFFRANGGCGYVKKPEFLLSPDGACHEVFNSMALPVKTILKVGIAGVPADTKKMCKTRIVDDQWLPIWNEEFEFPIRVPELALLRIDVKDYDPSGEDEFAGQTCLPVSELRTGIRCVPLYKHRGDVYRSVKLLMRFEFMSP, encoded by the exons ATGTCTACCAATGATAATAAGCAACATTTCAAGGTCTGCTTCTGCTGGTCACTAGGATTCAAGTTAAGGGGAGGTGAAATACCAGAAGATATTAAGCAAGTCTTTGAATTTTACTCAGTAAATGGGATTATGAGCATAGATAATCTAATTAATTTCTTAGAGAAAGAACAGAAGGAGGTGAATGTTACAAAAGTGGCCCAAATTATATTCAATAGCCTCAAGCATCATCACAATATTGTCCACAAAAGAGGATTGAATCTTGATGCTTTCTTTAAATATCTTATTGGTGATTATAACTTTGCCCACCAGTCTAAG GTCCACCAAAATATGGATGCTCCGTTGGCTCATTATTTTATATACACTGGACATAACTCTTACTTAACTGGAAACCAGCTGAGCAGTGATTGTAGTACTGAACCTATAAAGAAGGCACTAAAGAAAGGAGTTAGAGTGATTGAATTGGACCTTTGGTCTAATATTACCAAAGATGATATCGATGTTCGTCACGGAGG GACACTGACAACTCCTGTTAAACTAAGCAAATGTCTGAAAGCCATAAAGGAGGTTGCTTTCTCAGATTCTGAATATCCTGTTATATTAACCTTTGAAGACCACCTTCATCCTTACCCACACCTTCAAAAAAAAGTCGCTCAG ATGGTCAAGAAAACATTTGGTTCCATGCTATTCATCCCAAAATCAGAAATGGACGAGTTTCCTTCACCAAACTTTTTAAAGAATAAAATCTTAATTTCGACGAAACCACCACCAAAAAGTAGCCCTGAATCAGACAAG GAGAGGGATGAAGACCAGGATGAGGAGTTCGAAGAAGTTCTCAAATATAGAGATTTGATAGCAATCCATGCCACTAAGCATAAAGGTGGCATGGAAAATTTTGGGAGGCATGCAAGTTTTGATAAAGTTGGACGTCTTAGCATGAATGAACAAGCCCTTGAAAAAGCTTTAGCTGTCACTGAACACGGCCATCAACTAATTCG ATTTACTCAACGACATATATTAAGGGTGTACCCAAAGGGTGCACGCATTAATTCATCAAACTATGATCCTCTAATTGCATGGATGCGCGGAGCTCAGATGGTTGCATTTAACATGCAG GGTTATTGTAAGTACCTATGGATGATGCAAGGATTTTTTCGAGCCAACGGAGGATGTGGTTATGTGAAAAAACCAGAATTTTTACTAAGTCCTGATGGCGCATGTCATGAAGTTTTCAATTCCATGGCCTTGCCAGTGAAGACAATTCTCAAG GTTGGAATTGCGGGAGTCCCTGCTGATACTAAGAAGATGTGCAAAACTAGGATAGTTGACGATCAATGGTTACCAATATGGAATGAGGAATTCGAATTCCCAATTCGTGTTCCTGAACTGGCTTTGCTTCGCATTGATGTTAAAGATTATGACCCCTCTGGAGAAGATGAATTTGCAGGACAAACATGTTTGCCAGTTTCTGAGCTCAGGACTGGGATTCGATGCGTTCCATTGTATAAGCACAGAGGAGACGTCTACAGATCCGTAAAACTTCTCATGCGTTTCGAGTTCATGAGTCCTTAA